In Cloacibacterium caeni, a single window of DNA contains:
- a CDS encoding DUF493 domain-containing protein, with protein MIEVTGNEPFDEQAEFYASLKINLEKNHNFPEDYLYKFIIVNNQEKLTEIYKVFDGTKNTFSTRESSNGKYISISIQCFVLDAEHVIRLYQEVAKIEGVIML; from the coding sequence ATGATAGAAGTAACAGGAAACGAACCATTTGATGAACAAGCAGAATTTTATGCTTCTTTAAAAATAAACTTAGAGAAAAATCACAATTTCCCTGAAGATTATCTTTATAAATTCATCATTGTCAATAATCAAGAAAAACTTACCGAAATTTATAAGGTTTTTGACGGCACCAAAAATACTTTTTCTACCAGAGAAAGCAGTAACGGAAAATACATCAGCATTTCCATACAATGTTTCGTACTCGATGCGGAACATGTTATCAGACTTTATCAAGAAGTTGCCAAAATTGAGGGCGTAATTATGTTGTAA
- a CDS encoding TolC family protein: MRKNKILLLIFLFTSYPFFAQDSIALSYENYISWVQKNHPIIKISDWEKNIAQNNILKAKALLDPNISAKIGEKKIDNTLYYSQKNIELNLPTWYGIDFNIGTNDLTGNKLNNEETKGVLNHVGISIPLARDLVYNKRRTAIQQSKNFSKMTFYEQEMLKNEILLEANFSFWEWVKNYEILELNKKVLDLNKKRYQLVKKSFELGERPAIDTVEAFAQLQSFEAKTIESQNKYNISTIELSQFLWKENGKNYNLPLFTKPSEQLNTQFTQDYFIITEKLLQNIDAQYALNYYFEKSKSLELERKLKWQNFLPKINFNYNLYNKEFKNQDILPLFDNNYQYGIKLDLPIFMREARADYQNIKLKILQNNENIKFKNQELKTKIQTYNAEMGNFLSLTQNNESLIENYKRLLKAEEIKFSNGESSLFLINSRENKLLETQEKFLELKAKTIKTYFKLNWLENNTLKQ, encoded by the coding sequence ATTATATTTCTTGGGTTCAAAAAAACCATCCGATTATTAAAATTTCTGATTGGGAAAAAAATATTGCTCAGAATAATATTTTGAAAGCTAAAGCTTTACTTGACCCAAATATTTCAGCAAAAATTGGCGAGAAAAAAATAGACAACACGCTTTATTACAGTCAAAAAAACATAGAACTGAATCTACCAACTTGGTACGGAATAGATTTCAACATTGGCACCAATGATTTGACGGGAAATAAACTGAATAATGAAGAAACTAAAGGCGTTCTGAATCATGTAGGAATAAGCATTCCGCTTGCAAGAGATTTGGTTTACAATAAACGAAGAACCGCTATTCAGCAATCTAAAAATTTCAGCAAAATGACTTTTTACGAGCAAGAAATGCTCAAAAATGAAATCCTTTTGGAAGCTAATTTTAGCTTTTGGGAATGGGTAAAAAATTACGAAATTTTAGAATTGAACAAAAAAGTCCTAGACCTCAACAAAAAAAGATATCAATTGGTAAAAAAATCTTTTGAATTGGGAGAGAGACCAGCCATAGATACCGTAGAAGCTTTCGCGCAACTGCAAAGTTTCGAAGCCAAAACCATAGAATCTCAGAACAAGTATAACATTTCTACCATAGAACTTTCACAATTTCTTTGGAAAGAAAACGGTAAAAATTACAATCTTCCGCTGTTTACTAAACCAAGTGAACAACTGAATACACAGTTTACCCAAGATTATTTTATCATCACCGAGAAACTTTTACAAAATATTGATGCACAATATGCGCTGAATTATTATTTTGAAAAATCTAAATCTTTGGAACTGGAAAGGAAACTAAAATGGCAAAATTTTCTTCCTAAAATCAATTTCAACTACAATTTGTACAATAAAGAGTTTAAAAATCAGGACATTCTGCCACTTTTTGACAATAATTATCAATATGGTATAAAATTGGATTTACCCATATTCATGAGAGAAGCTCGTGCTGATTATCAAAACATTAAGCTGAAAATTCTCCAGAATAATGAGAATATAAAATTTAAAAATCAAGAATTAAAGACCAAAATACAGACTTACAATGCAGAAATGGGCAATTTCTTATCTTTAACTCAAAATAACGAATCGCTCATTGAGAATTATAAAAGGCTTTTAAAAGCCGAAGAAATAAAATTTTCTAATGGTGAAAGTTCACTTTTCTTAATTAACAGCAGAGAAAACAAACTATTAGAAACTCAAGAAAAATTTTTAGAACTGAAAGCCAAAACGATTAAAACTTATTTTAAATTGAACTGGCTGGAAAACAACACTTTAAAACAATGA